A single Paenibacillus kribbensis DNA region contains:
- a CDS encoding aminotransferase class I/II-fold pyridoxal phosphate-dependent enzyme yields the protein MNPLVAQLNQNIQTGNEHVYQMLSLLGKEIYFPKEGILSQSAEAGKLAKKYNATIGIATEGSGPMHLQVIQEKLSAYSPKDLYPYAPPAGKPELRSVWRDKMLKENPSLAGKSFSLPVVTNALTHGLSIVADLFTDEGDAVIYPDKNWENYELTFGIRRHARLVNYPLFTEDHRFNSEGLREALLAQKEYGKAIVVLNFPNNPTGYTPGAEEGKAIVAAIQEAAEAGINVVVVTDDAYFGLFFEDSLHESLFGQLAGLHPRILPVKVDGATKEEYVWGFRVGFITFASENQDVLNALEQKTLGIIRATISSGPHPSQTFVLEALKSPDFEQQKKEKFQIMKGRANKVKALLDSGKYKDVWSYYPFNSGYFMCLKLNGLSAERLRIHLLEQYGVGTIALGEHDLRIAFSCIEEEYLEDLYDIVYRGAQDLLNA from the coding sequence ATGAATCCACTGGTAGCACAGTTAAACCAAAACATTCAGACAGGCAACGAGCATGTATATCAAATGCTTTCCCTTTTGGGCAAAGAAATTTATTTTCCAAAAGAGGGAATTTTGAGTCAATCCGCAGAGGCGGGGAAACTTGCCAAAAAGTATAACGCAACGATTGGTATTGCTACTGAAGGCAGCGGTCCTATGCATTTGCAGGTTATTCAGGAGAAGCTGTCCGCATATAGTCCCAAGGATTTATACCCATATGCTCCCCCTGCGGGCAAGCCTGAGCTGCGCAGCGTATGGCGCGATAAAATGCTGAAGGAAAATCCTTCACTGGCTGGAAAAAGCTTTAGCCTTCCCGTAGTTACAAACGCGCTGACCCACGGCCTGAGTATCGTTGCCGACCTGTTTACAGATGAAGGGGATGCTGTCATCTACCCGGACAAAAACTGGGAAAATTATGAGCTGACCTTCGGTATTCGACGTCATGCACGATTGGTGAACTACCCATTGTTCACGGAGGATCATCGCTTTAATAGCGAGGGGTTACGTGAGGCGCTGCTGGCGCAGAAAGAGTACGGCAAAGCGATCGTTGTGCTGAACTTCCCGAACAACCCAACTGGCTATACACCGGGCGCCGAAGAGGGGAAAGCAATTGTGGCTGCCATTCAGGAAGCCGCAGAGGCAGGCATCAATGTTGTGGTGGTGACAGACGATGCTTATTTTGGTCTGTTCTTCGAAGACTCCCTGCATGAATCGCTATTCGGTCAGTTAGCTGGACTTCATCCTAGAATTTTACCAGTCAAAGTCGACGGAGCTACCAAAGAAGAATACGTTTGGGGTTTCCGTGTCGGATTTATTACCTTCGCTTCCGAAAATCAGGATGTGCTGAACGCACTGGAGCAAAAAACATTGGGGATTATCCGGGCAACGATTTCGAGCGGCCCTCACCCGTCCCAAACCTTTGTACTGGAGGCTCTCAAATCTCCTGATTTTGAGCAGCAAAAGAAAGAAAAGTTCCAAATTATGAAGGGACGGGCCAATAAAGTCAAAGCATTGCTGGATAGCGGAAAATACAAAGATGTATGGAGCTATTATCCTTTCAATTCCGGTTATTTCATGTGTCTCAAGCTGAACGGCTTGTCCGCCGAGCGGCTGCGTATACATTTGCTGGAGCAATATGGAGTTGGAACGATTGCACTGGGTGAGCACGACCTGCGAATCGCGTTCTCCTGCATCGAGGAAGAATATCTTGAGGACTTGTATGACATTGTTTATCGTGGCGCACAGGATTTGTTGAACGCCTGA